The Salinibaculum sp. SYNS191 genome has a window encoding:
- a CDS encoding DegT/DnrJ/EryC1/StrS family aminotransferase, which translates to MTNSIPVFEIYWDEDEVKNAIDSITRGGYWAKGPYVDRFEAKLEQYFDREHAVTVNSGTTALVAALKALGIGGDDEVIVPSFTFIATANAVRLAGGEPVFADIEPDTLGLDPHDVQRRITADTAAILPVHCYGASCRIDELAKLADEYDLALVEDAAEALGAKLNGKKVGTFGDSAALSFCQNKVITTGEGGAVLTDDDTIARNLQRYTSHGRASSAYFEDTGSGTYVSLGTNNRMSDLTASVGCAQIDKVKQIIEARRRVAERLNRAFESMPGVRPHARGTDGRHVYQLYTVLFDSDVNRDIVVEKLSEDDISSKVYWDPPIHATQYYRDTHKQGGESLPVTDEISSRVLSLPLHPDLSSEEVERIVTAVEEGINECCEYKLIK; encoded by the coding sequence ATGACAAATTCAATTCCAGTATTCGAAATCTATTGGGACGAGGACGAAGTAAAGAACGCGATTGATTCGATCACGAGAGGTGGGTATTGGGCGAAAGGACCGTACGTGGACCGGTTCGAGGCGAAACTGGAACAGTATTTTGACCGTGAACATGCCGTCACAGTCAACTCTGGGACGACGGCTCTCGTCGCGGCGCTGAAAGCACTCGGTATTGGTGGCGATGATGAAGTGATCGTTCCCTCATTTACGTTTATTGCTACGGCGAATGCAGTTAGACTAGCTGGTGGAGAACCCGTATTTGCAGACATTGAACCTGATACCTTGGGACTTGATCCACACGATGTTCAAAGGCGGATAACGGCAGATACGGCAGCAATTCTGCCAGTGCACTGTTACGGTGCTTCCTGTCGAATTGATGAACTCGCTAAACTTGCAGACGAATACGATCTCGCCCTTGTCGAAGATGCAGCGGAGGCACTCGGTGCCAAATTGAACGGGAAGAAGGTTGGGACGTTCGGCGATAGTGCTGCTTTAAGCTTCTGTCAGAACAAGGTTATTACTACTGGAGAAGGAGGCGCGGTCCTCACCGACGACGACACAATTGCTCGGAATCTCCAACGGTATACGTCGCATGGTCGCGCCTCATCAGCATACTTTGAGGATACTGGCTCTGGAACATACGTATCGCTTGGAACTAACAACAGGATGTCGGACTTAACAGCGAGCGTCGGATGCGCACAAATAGACAAGGTCAAGCAGATTATCGAAGCACGTCGGAGGGTTGCCGAGCGCCTAAATCGTGCTTTCGAATCAATGCCGGGTGTTAGACCACATGCACGCGGTACAGATGGTCGCCATGTCTACCAACTGTACACCGTACTTTTCGATAGCGATGTAAACAGAGATATTGTCGTTGAAAAGTTATCTGAGGATGATATTTCATCGAAAGTCTACTGGGACCCGCCGATTCATGCGACACAGTATTACCGAGATACCCATAAGCAGGGAGGCGAATCGCTTCCGGTAACAGACGAGATCTCCTCGCGGGTACTTTCCTTACCGCTACACCCCGACCTCTCTTCTGAAGAGGTTGAACGAATCGTCACGGCTGTTGAAGAAGGAATCAACGAATGCTGTGAATATAAATTAATCAAATGA
- a CDS encoding NAD-dependent epimerase/dehydratase family protein, translating to MEAIDRNEQGSVIVVNDEERLVGTVTDGDIRRGILDGLDLDASVRRVLTEDPVYIRNSWPEADFMSNLPLQKVRERAGSSGTLLIPVLDENDRVIDARNVSVTGDGIEERPAVRNGINRVLVIGGAGYLGSTLCRQLLDEGYEVNVLDNLLYGNHGIRSLTAHDRFSFTQGDMRNIETVTQAICGVDAVIYLAALVGDPASSIDTQKTLEMNYHAATMAARLCDYHQVNRFFFASTCSVYGRTEDESSLLTEESKLNPLSLYTKTKINSEKAILELADNTFHPTVLRMATVYGLSPRMRFDLVVNILAAKAYNKGEIPIFGGNQYRPNIHVADATRAFIACLESPIEEVSGEVFNVGSNEQNYRIKEIGAIVSECFPQAEIEPYPEEEDERSYRVDFSKIRETVDYETQRTIRGAVNEIKEAFENGKFDDFTDKRYHNYKSLQDGDSVSRSAAGN from the coding sequence ATGGAAGCAATCGATCGGAACGAACAGGGATCAGTGATCGTTGTCAACGATGAGGAGCGACTTGTTGGGACGGTAACTGATGGTGATATCCGTCGTGGAATCCTTGATGGCCTTGATCTCGACGCCTCCGTGAGAAGGGTTCTAACCGAGGATCCGGTATACATCCGCAATTCTTGGCCGGAAGCCGACTTCATGTCGAACCTTCCCCTTCAGAAAGTACGGGAGCGGGCAGGATCGAGCGGAACGCTGCTCATCCCCGTTCTGGACGAGAACGATCGTGTCATCGATGCTCGGAATGTTTCGGTGACTGGCGATGGTATCGAGGAACGGCCGGCGGTCAGAAATGGCATTAACAGAGTGCTAGTCATCGGGGGCGCTGGATATCTCGGTTCGACTTTGTGCCGCCAGTTACTCGACGAGGGATACGAAGTCAATGTTTTGGACAATCTGCTTTACGGCAACCACGGCATTCGATCGTTGACTGCACATGACCGCTTTTCGTTTACACAGGGTGATATGAGAAACATCGAAACGGTCACACAGGCGATTTGCGGAGTTGATGCGGTTATTTATCTTGCCGCGTTGGTCGGCGATCCCGCTTCCAGTATCGATACGCAAAAGACCTTAGAGATGAACTATCACGCTGCCACGATGGCAGCAAGACTCTGTGATTATCACCAGGTCAATCGGTTCTTCTTTGCCTCAACCTGTAGTGTGTACGGGCGAACTGAAGACGAGAGTTCATTGCTTACCGAAGAGTCCAAACTCAATCCGCTCTCACTGTACACCAAAACAAAAATCAATTCGGAGAAAGCCATACTTGAACTCGCAGACAACACCTTTCATCCGACTGTCCTAAGGATGGCCACTGTGTATGGTCTTTCTCCTCGAATGCGGTTTGACCTTGTTGTGAACATCCTGGCCGCCAAGGCATATAATAAGGGCGAGATTCCTATTTTCGGTGGCAACCAATATCGGCCGAATATCCACGTAGCCGACGCTACGCGGGCATTCATTGCCTGCCTCGAATCACCAATCGAAGAAGTGAGCGGCGAAGTATTCAATGTTGGATCCAATGAGCAAAACTACAGAATTAAAGAGATCGGAGCCATCGTCTCGGAGTGCTTCCCGCAGGCAGAGATTGAGCCCTACCCCGAAGAGGAAGACGAGCGTAGCTACAGGGTAGACTTCTCCAAGATCCGAGAGACAGTTGATTACGAGACTCAACGTACTATCCGTGGCGCAGTCAATGAAATAAAGGAGGCCTTCGAGAATGGTAAGTTCGATGATTTCACTGATAAAAGGTATCACAACTACAAAAGTCTTCAAGACGGAGACAGCGTCAGCAGGAGTGCCGCAGGGAATTAG
- a CDS encoding glycosyltransferase family 2 protein has product MASIESGRSDGKGTVASREKFSNILVGIPAYNEEIAIGSIVLSVRTLTDNVLVIDDGSGDATANIAREAGATVICHNVNRGKGAAIQTIFTQFQNGEYDGMVLLDGDGQHVPRDIRSVAKPIVEHECDMVIGSRYIDQNKTETPLYRRLGQKVLDFATAGSSGKSVSDSQSGFRALSPTAIEELSITTNGYGVESEMISAAMDEDLEIKEVPIDVKYREVDGQNSNPLRHGLSVLVVVLQLIRNQHPLVFFGVPGLFALILGGVIAGHSAMLYQSTSIFPQWRLLISLFSIIVGTLCLFSAVVLNQILDMMKES; this is encoded by the coding sequence ATGGCTTCAATAGAATCCGGTCGCAGTGACGGAAAAGGTACAGTCGCCTCCAGAGAGAAATTTTCCAATATTCTCGTCGGGATTCCTGCCTATAATGAGGAAATTGCCATCGGGAGTATCGTACTGTCTGTAAGGACGCTAACGGATAACGTCCTTGTTATCGACGACGGGAGTGGAGATGCGACCGCCAATATTGCACGCGAGGCAGGTGCGACTGTGATTTGCCATAACGTAAACCGGGGGAAAGGAGCCGCTATTCAGACGATATTTACTCAATTTCAGAATGGGGAGTACGATGGGATGGTGTTATTAGATGGTGACGGTCAGCATGTACCCAGAGATATCCGTAGCGTCGCCAAGCCAATCGTTGAACATGAGTGTGACATGGTCATTGGGAGTCGATATATCGACCAGAACAAGACAGAAACACCTCTCTATCGTCGGCTTGGGCAGAAGGTACTTGATTTTGCTACTGCGGGTTCGTCTGGCAAGAGCGTCTCAGACTCACAGAGCGGATTCCGTGCACTCTCGCCAACCGCAATTGAGGAACTCTCTATAACCACGAATGGATACGGCGTCGAAAGCGAAATGATTAGTGCGGCTATGGATGAGGACCTTGAAATCAAGGAAGTCCCGATTGACGTGAAATATCGAGAAGTGGATGGACAAAACTCCAATCCACTACGCCATGGTCTTTCAGTATTAGTAGTCGTGTTACAATTAATTCGAAATCAGCATCCGCTTGTGTTCTTTGGAGTCCCTGGACTCTTTGCGCTGATTCTTGGTGGAGTAATCGCCGGCCACAGCGCAATGCTATACCAATCAACCAGTATTTTCCCCCAGTGGCGTCTACTCATCAGCTTGTTTAGTATCATTGTCGGCACGCTTTGCCTCTTCTCTGCAGTTGTGCTAAATCAGATATTAGATATGATGAAAGAGTCGTAG